Part of the Zingiber officinale cultivar Zhangliang chromosome 6A, Zo_v1.1, whole genome shotgun sequence genome, GAGAAATAATCTTTTGAGGTTTTCTGGACTTTGGAAATTAATATGGTGATCCTTTTGTATATTGTTGGTTCTGTATTTTTTTCCCCCAAGTCAATGGAATCATTCCTAGAGCAGTAAATGCCTTAAAACCCTTGATTTGCAAGTTAGTCGTGTTATGTGTATTTGGGGCTAACTTCTTCAGTGCTTTAGGTGCCCCTCCTATTGGATTTTAATGGGCGATAAGATTATATTTTCTTGCACAATCCGTGTATGCACTTCTGTTGTCTTAATTTATATGGTAATATTTCATGGTGTGATTTCTCCACTTTAAATTGGAAATTTCTTTGAACTAATCATAGCAATAACCATATCTGATCTTCATTTCTATTCATATTCTATGTAGCCTTTTATAGTATAACACTATAACCTCAGTCTGAAGTTAGTCATATTTTTAATGCTTTTGCAATTCTGTTTTTATTAGTCTATTTAATATGAATGACCTATAAATTATGTGTGCTTGCAATATATGGAAGTGGTAATGAATTGATTTGCTGTGGTTTATTTCCTTCATTTTTTAGGGCGGATTTCAAAGATTTGACCTTGGAAGTTTGgagcttgtttttttttctcgcaAGTACTTACATGGAGTTCTTTTGATTCCTACAAACTAAAGATTTGAATGTTGCTTTATAGACaatattttctctttttattattgtttgagcattttataatttatttgataattatttATCTCTGGATCAGTTATGTCTGTAGAAGAGTCATCTGTTCCACTTACCGTAAATAGTGCCATAGCTAAAAGTAATGAAGTTAATCTTGAGATCAACAAGGAAATTATCACAGCTGGTCAAAAAAACACAAGAAAATgctaaagaaaaagaggaagaggggttcaaaacaaataaaaggaaaaaaatttcagAAGTGTGGAATGATTTTGACACAATGGATGGATCAAAGAAAGCCAAATGTAAACATTGCCAATCTCTTTTTACATTGGGTAAATCAGGGCCCACATCAAGTCTTTTGAGGCATAGATTACATTGTGTGAAGAGAAAAATTTATTTGCAAGAAGCTGAACAACAAACAAAGTTGAATTTTTTTGCCCACTGATTCAGCTTCACCATCCATTCTTACTTTGCATTCTGGAAATTTTGACATGGAACAAATGAGGGAGGCAGCTGCTCATTAGATTATGATGCATGAACATCCATTCACTATTCTTGATGAATAGGGGTTCAATTTAATGATGAGGCGTGGAATGCCTGAATGGCAAAAAATTAGTAGGACGACATGTAGAGCAGATTGTATGAAAATTTATGAGGTTGAGAAAAAGAGGTTGAAGAAAAGTCTTGAATGCATTGATAAAATAAGTTTGACAACAGATTGTTGGAAGTCAAAGACTCAAAAAATTGAATACATGGTTGTCACTGGGCATTGGATTGATTCTTGTTGGAATTTGCAAAAGAGAGTTTTAAGTTTCATTAACATTCCACCACCAAGGGGAGGTCTTCAAATTTCTGATGCCATTTTTAAGTGGATGAAAGAGTGGGGTATTGAAAATAAGGTTTTCACTATTACTTTTGATAATGCTTCAAGTAATGATTTGGCCATTCGGTAAATGAAAGATACCATTCAAAGATCTAGAACATTGGCATGTGAAGGAAATTTATTTCATATTCGTTGTTGTGCACATATCTTGAACTTGTGCGTTCAAGATGGGTTGAGGGAGATTGAAGATATTATTAGTAATATAAGGGAAAGTGTAGAATATGTAAATCGTTCAGAGGCAAGACGTATGCAATTTACAGAGTGTGTGCAACAATTACAGTTGAAGGATAAAAGATTGATTCGTGATTGCAAAACTAGGTGGAACTCAACTTTTGAAATGTTAAGTTGTGcactcaagttcaaagaagtTTTTCAAATGTTCAAGAACATGATCACTTTTATGGTTGCTGCCCtcaagaagaagaatggaatAAAGCTCAAAAGATTTGCTCACTGTTGGAGGCTTTTTCGACAGCCACACACATCATTTCAGGTAGTATCCTACTTCAAATTTATTTCTTCAGGAAGTTCAAAAAATAAAGTCATCATTGGATACTTATGCACAACATGAAGATTTGTTTCTTAAGCAATTGGCtagtaaaatgaaagaaaaatttgaCAAGTATTGGGGTGATTGTAATCTATTGATGGCTATAGCTGCTGTGTTAGATCCAACCAAAAAAATGCTTGCTATTGAGTTTTGCTTCCCTAAGCTTTATTCTGAAATAGATGCCTCTAAGCATATCTCAAaagttaaggagataattaattcTCTTTATGAAAAGTATGTTGTTGAAGAAACTAATAAAGGAGTGCCTCATCCATCTGAGTCTGAGAGTTTTGGTTCTTCAAGTGTTAAAAGAAATCAACAAAGTTCTGTGTATAGTTGGGATGATTTTGATGACTATTGTGCAAAAGTTGAAACTTCGGAGACTAAGAGATCTGAATTGGTAGATTATCTTGAAAAGGGTCGTCTTAAGAAGAATGAGATTCCTAAAATATTTTCGTGTTTAGAATGGTGGAAGA contains:
- the LOC121995396 gene encoding zinc finger BED domain-containing protein RICESLEEPER 2-like, whose amino-acid sequence is MVVTGHWIDSCWNLQKRVLSFINIPPPRGGLQISDAIFKWMKEWGIENKVFTITFDNASNGLREIEDIISNIRESVEYVNRSEARRMQFTECVQQLQLKDKRLIRDCKTRWNSTFEMLSCALKFKEVFQMFKNMITFMVAALKKKNGIKLKRFAHCWRLFRQPHTSFQQLASKMKEKFDKYWGDCNLLMAIAAVLDPTKKMLAIEFCFPKLYSEIDASKHISKVKEIINSLYEKYVVEETNKGVPHPSESESFGSSSVKRNQQSSVYSWDDFDDYCAKVETSETKRSELVDYLEKGRLKKNEIPKIFSCLEWWKMNRMQYPILSKMAADILAIPVSSVASEATFSTGTRVIDSYCSSLSPDTVQALLCGGD